One stretch of Candidatus Epulonipiscium sp. DNA includes these proteins:
- a CDS encoding exonuclease SbcCD subunit D: MRILHTSDWHLGKNLEGCSRLEEQELFIEELIEIVDRENVDMIIISGDIYDTGNPPARAEKLFYFALKKISKGGKRPVLVIAGNHDHPERLSAAGPLAYEQGIILLGTPKSIARVGEYPYYKITDAGEGYVEIEKDKEKVVIITIPYPSEKRLNELISISMDEEEMQRSYSERMAVLFDNLSSKYRKDTINIAAGHFFISGGESTDSERPIQLGGSLAIDPSVLPRKAQYVALGHLHRPQKVKGTEVEARYSGSPLQYSKSEISYSKSLYIVDVCVGEKANIQEVYLKNYKPIEVWRCESIEEAIKKCEENSKRNVWVYLEIKTDRILLQSEIKEMKKTKEDIVEILPLFYESEKEEKELKSIKEKKVDELFKEFYIHQKQVQPSAEMMELFLSIINEEEEKDEAQDA, translated from the coding sequence ATGAGAATACTTCATACTTCCGATTGGCATCTAGGAAAAAACTTAGAAGGGTGCAGCAGGCTGGAGGAGCAGGAATTATTTATAGAGGAACTCATTGAAATAGTAGATAGGGAAAATGTAGATATGATAATTATATCAGGAGATATATATGATACCGGCAATCCTCCTGCTAGAGCAGAGAAACTTTTTTATTTTGCCCTCAAAAAAATATCTAAGGGAGGAAAAAGGCCGGTTTTGGTTATTGCAGGTAATCATGATCATCCAGAAAGATTATCTGCTGCCGGACCCCTTGCCTATGAGCAGGGGATAATACTTCTTGGCACCCCTAAGAGTATAGCTAGGGTTGGAGAGTATCCTTATTATAAAATTACCGATGCAGGAGAAGGATATGTAGAGATTGAAAAAGACAAGGAAAAAGTAGTTATTATTACGATACCTTACCCTAGTGAAAAGAGACTAAATGAACTTATAAGTATTAGTATGGATGAAGAAGAAATGCAAAGAAGTTATTCAGAAAGAATGGCTGTATTATTTGACAACCTTTCATCTAAATATAGAAAAGATACAATAAATATTGCGGCAGGGCATTTTTTTATATCAGGCGGCGAGAGTACAGATTCAGAACGTCCCATCCAATTAGGGGGAAGTTTAGCAATAGATCCTAGTGTACTTCCGCGAAAGGCCCAATATGTAGCCCTAGGACATCTTCATAGACCCCAAAAAGTAAAAGGAACAGAGGTAGAGGCCCGTTATTCGGGTTCTCCTTTACAGTATAGTAAAAGCGAAATTTCTTATTCAAAGAGTCTTTACATAGTTGATGTCTGTGTCGGTGAAAAAGCAAATATTCAAGAAGTATATCTTAAAAACTATAAGCCCATAGAAGTTTGGCGATGTGAAAGCATTGAGGAAGCAATTAAAAAATGTGAAGAAAATAGCAAAAGAAACGTATGGGTGTATTTAGAAATCAAAACGGATAGAATACTTCTCCAATCTGAAATAAAGGAAATGAAAAAAACAAAGGAAGATATAGTTGAGATTCTTCCACTATTTTATGAGTCGGAAAAAGAGGAAAAAGAATTAAAAAGCATAAAAGAAAAGAAGGTAGATGAATTATTTAAGGAATTTTATATCCACCAAAAACAAGTTCAGCCCTCTGCAGAAATGATGGAGCTCTTTCTTTCCATAATAAATGAGGAGGAGGAAAAAGATGAAGCCCAGGATGCTTAA
- the fsa gene encoding fructose-6-phosphate aldolase: MKIFIDTANVEDIKKANDMGVICGVTTNPSLIAKEGRDFVEVVKEITTIVDGPISAEVISLKADEMIKEARELVKIHKNIIIKIPMTIEGLKAVKILTEENIKTNVTLIFSATQALLAARAGATYVSPFLGRLDDIGNEGMNLIEEIVEIFSIHDIHTEIIAASIRNPIHVIQAARIGAHIATIPYNVIEQMTKHPLTDLGVERFLKDWEGVPKK, translated from the coding sequence ATGAAAATATTTATTGATACCGCAAATGTAGAAGATATCAAAAAAGCCAATGATATGGGAGTTATCTGTGGGGTGACAACAAACCCTTCTTTAATTGCAAAAGAAGGTAGGGATTTTGTTGAAGTTGTAAAAGAAATAACAACGATTGTTGATGGTCCTATTAGTGCAGAGGTTATAAGTTTAAAAGCAGATGAAATGATAAAGGAAGCAAGAGAATTAGTAAAGATTCATAAAAACATTATTATCAAAATTCCTATGACTATAGAAGGATTAAAAGCTGTTAAGATTCTTACTGAAGAAAACATTAAAACCAATGTTACTCTTATTTTTTCGGCAACCCAGGCTTTGCTTGCAGCAAGAGCAGGGGCAACTTATGTAAGCCCATTTTTAGGGAGATTAGATGATATCGGTAATGAAGGTATGAATTTAATAGAAGAGATAGTAGAAATATTTAGCATTCATGATATTCACACAGAAATCATTGCAGCAAGCATCAGAAACCCAATTCATGTAATTCAAGCAGCAAGAATAGGCGCACATATTGCAACTATCCCTTATAACGTTATTGAACAAATGACAAAACATCCATTAACCGATTTGGGTGTTGAGCGTTTCTTAAAAGATTGGGAAGGTGTACCTAAAAAATAG